In Aricia agestis chromosome 5, ilAriAges1.1, whole genome shotgun sequence, the genomic stretch taaaagtaaaaaatcataagGAGAAGAATGAACatcattctgaaaaaaaaaaaatttgaccaCTAGTTGCTATTTGTCCGTAATTATTCGTAGTCCGTAAGTATAATTAGTGAAGCTCGTACCTTTAGCATATATAGGATTtccttttaaaaaaattggttttcacCAAAGTCGCAGTCCTCAGTCGTTCCTTTGTGCAGAGCCTAAATATCCAATCGAATCGCAGTAAATGATTAAAACGATCATAAATAAAGTAATGACGCCGTTCCGACGTGAAATTCTTTATTGCTGATTAAAATCGTATAAAATACAAGTAATTTCACGTATATCatgtacttaaattaaaaataacatgtttaaaaagattaagtaaaaataattattaacttagATTTATCGAGTAACCAAATCAGTTGCTAGTTAAATATAGGTAGAGCCTTTCATGCGAATCATGATCATGGTAAAATTGAAGACTGTATGAAGTAGATACCGATTTCTTCAGCAACATACAAGCTTAAGAAAAAGCTTTCCCTGTATCGGGCTTTCCTTCAGCTTAATTAGATGAAATTGAACTCAGTAGTAATGAATTCGGAGCAGCAGATAGAGTATGTCGCGAGTATCAGGCGCCGCCTAGCTCTCCCGGTGGTCCGCGGGGCGGGGTCCGCGCGGCCACTCCGCGACGACCGCCCCGCCGGCCCCCACCGACTCCCGCGGCCCCCACCGCCCGCGCCGTGCGCCCGCGCAGCTTATCGTCGCATCTTCGGCCGCACCGTCACGCCACCGTATATTGAATTAATTCGAGTTCtgtattgaatatttaaaacgtTTATACCGTTACCGATCTCGATTGAGTATGTTCGAGTTTCGAGGAATCTTAGGAGTGAGAGCAAAAAGTCATCGACGAACGACGCCCGGGCATTGTGTTTCGGCGGGGACAAACAGAATTTTGACAATACGTTGACTTTAAATGAAATCTAATTTGCGTCGTATTGTGAGATACGACGGACGGTCCGCTTTGTGGGGATTTATCGGTCGGTTACACAACAAATCAGAGTTTAACGAGTCCGTCGCGTAATCCGCCACTGTGTGCTCCGGCGCGTGTAATTGCTGTACCACCCTGCACTCAACAATTTCGGCAACACCTTTTACGGCGTCGCTCGCGGTACATAATATGCACTCGTTTTTATGAGTGTTCGTACACAGTGAAGGTATGCGTCATGTTTTTACATGCATATGTACACAATTAAAAGCGTATTAAGCATTTATAAAGCTTGCTATGCCTATATAGAAATGTATACTAGAGCAAGTAAACACCGTTACAAATAAAGATACATGGGCAATAACTGTTTTAGTTGCCTGATagttttttagttttagtaaaattataatgtagGTCTCTAATGCCTAGTTCctaagttttttgacaggagtttttATTCTCAATAGttttgttgattggttaaaatTTTAACGTTATCCACTCGTTAGTAAATAGATTTGTAAATAATACAACATGGATAGTGCAGAAACCTGTCACCAGGcagtttaaaattatgcttagaAAATTATTCTAGCGAGCTTTTAATTGTTCATCTGCTTATTGCACCTACCTATTAAAAGATAACTTgcaaataatacatttttttacattttaaaggtAATCCCTTTATTTGTCTTTCCAACAAACTGACTTTAGTTTAATCTCGGCCAACAAAAACCGACTTATCTGACCAGCCTATTAGCCAGCACGTAAACTCGCACTTTTTGCATAAACAAAGTTAATCGGGATTAGGGCTTAACTAAACATCGCTCACCTTTCTTCGTTACCTTGAATTAAACAATAAAGGATTAACTAAAAGGATCTACCTTATCCCATAACTTTGTTTAGGTTTCTCTGAAGGCTGTATTGTTTAAGGTATACCTGTATGCAGATAGCGACTCTTTGTTTCGTATCTTATCCGATTTTAATTACGAGCGTAGAGAAACCTCGTTCGCCCTTAAAGGCTCTACACGGAGCTAATTTACCGTCGTGTGCACGATTctgcgtttattttttattgcatctTGAAGTGGTTTTAATACCTGAAATTTATTGAGCGCTTATAAATTAAACGTGCGGTGTTAGGTACCTTTATGCACTTAAAGAGTgtgttttaattttgaaattaataaattacttaaCAATTATTTACACCTACTTACAACaacttagataaaaaatctaTTGCAGAATACTCTATTCCTTTAATGTACAAACTATAAGCATGATTTTTATAACCTGACGAAACTTATTCACCAGGCTTAGGTTATTCCTTAATGTAAATGTAACCTACAACTAACAACCTATATTAACGCTTATTATTCTTAAACTTATCTTAAAAACGAGAGATTCAGATTCTCTCTAATTCACCACAAACTTAAACCTCTCTTTCTCATTCCAGAATCATCAGTGGGTACCGGTGCGGGATGCTTCCCGTCCGGGGCAATGGTGTACACGCCACACGGGCCCCGGCCTATCGACCGTGTCGTATCCGGGGACACCGTGCTGGCTGCGGCTGATGACGGCAAGATGACCTACACTGAAGTGAGTACCTGCCTTACCTGGGCCTTTAGTTatgttgacgacctctgtggctcaattggttgagtgtgtggcagctcaagccgggggtcgcgggttcgaatctcgccgacggaacaaaaaaaggttttcaatgttcccgggtctggatcaTCTGGATCATAAGAACaattattactaatattttttcccttataattgaaacaaaccttgtaacttaccttcttcatcatctggctaactTATCTggatatacataatatctattttttttatttcaaattattttctagGCCTAAAGTCTCCATTCATGCAAAAAACGGCGATTTTTTACGGTTACCTTCCTTTTCCATTTATGTTTTCaatttcgatagcgaagttgaatgaacatacaaaaaaaattatccacagccgaacatataacctcctcctttttggaagtcggttaaaaagcgtATGGGATTTGACACAACGCATCGTTTATTACATGGCACTTGCTTTGCAAAAAAACGACTAAAGTTTCGATAAAGTTTCGAAAAGCTAAGTCATCTGCTTACTTTTAGAAACTAGTTTTTTGATGTATCATAAAAAGTTCTTACTgctttaaaattatgaataaCGTGCCCAACGTTAGGCAAAATTTTACTTCGtggaacgaagttttaaaatagcaagaaacagtTTATTCACATCATACATGAACAAATAAATTCGTCACAAGATGGCATAGCGAATATTATTATCGTGTTAATTGAAAAGCAAATATAAATCACAGCTTAATTGATTGTTCAAACAACTATGAGCGTGATAAGTGACAAATAATTAATAGTCACGCGGTAAATCCCATTTTATTGCTATGGTGTGAATCACCTCTAGGTATTGTTTAGTTATCTAAGCTATGACAGTAAGTTTCGTTCTGTACcgattatttattgtaaatgaTGACTATAGAGCAACAGCAAATCAGAACAGAGCCCAAATCAGTTAAGAATTTTGTAAGCCATTGACCATTTTCGGAATTACTCCTATTGAATCACCCACCACCATCCGCCCAGATGTCATATTATATTCTCTTACAACGAAGaaaagatttaaatattttcttcgtccaaaaaatattgtacaattcGTTGAATAATTGAATTTCCTTCGTTGACAAGTGACAACACATTAAAGAATTCCTTTACTTTCCAGGTGGTGACGTTCATCGATCGAGATCCGAACTCCACGCGGCGGTTCGTGGAGGTGACAGCGGAAAACGGCGTCACCATCACCACGACGCCCTCCCACCTCCTCCTCCTGGCCTCAGCCGACGGCTGGAGGGAGTCGTTCGCAGACAACATCGAAATCGGCGACGTCCTCCTCACGAGAGGGACCAACGACGTCATGCGTCCCTCGCGAGTGGTCAGGAAAAAGACTGTGTATAGAAAAGGTGCGTTCGCGCCCCTCACCAAAACCGGGACTATTATAGTGGACGATGCCCTCGCGTCGTGCTACGCGCTGGTCGGCAGTCACTCGCTGGCTCACACCGCCATGGCGCCCCTGAGATGGATGTCGAGTTGGACCAGCAACGAGGTTGGCCGCGGCGTCCACTGGTACGCCAAGGCCCTCTACAATCTAGGAGAGTACGTCCTTCCCTCCTCCTACAAATATCGTTAAGACTGTGAGTGATCCTCCACCCAGTGGAGTGACCGTGGACTTTTGAATGAACGTTGCGCGCAGGGCGTGCCTGTAAATACCTGTAAATAGTCTCGATACTTGCATATGTCGCCGTtgtaaataagtattaaaatgtGACGCTATAATACGTAACCtcgtttatatttattaagtattttaggGTACTCGGATTAGGATTTTAGCTAACGGATATTTGTAAATTGTGTCGATATTGTTATTCTGCACAATGCGGAAATACATCAGTATGCGCTTATGTTTTTAGTTGTATATTTACTTGTTAGTGAATCTAAATTATCTTTAACTTAAAGTATTCTTTCCGAACAGTATTTGCTTGTATTTTGACATTCCAAGGTTTTGTTTACGGCGCAAAAATGTGAATTACAGATTCGCTACTTTCTATTTTTCCCTGTATTTTTGGCGAAAACAGAATATTTGTGCATGCAACGTTGTACGCGTAGATGATGAACTTGTGATCTTGGTACCTAAATCAGtgccttaatattttatttattgttataggcTAGTTATCTATTTCAAAAATTGACGGAACTAAATACTTGTTATCTGCTTTAGTGTTATAACAccgctttatttatttttctctcTCTATCTTTCTTCTCTTTTCTTTACGTAGGTAcgaaatgtatattttcttttGGCGTTTGATGACAAGATTTCCGTTTTCTTTTTGAATATCTGTTTCATGCAGTGAGTTTTTGCTAACCATAGTTAAACGTAGGATAAAACACATGCTATGTAAGTTATCAAAATACATAAGATAAGAATATTTTTCCTACTTTAGTTTTAAATTCAATGATCCGACACAGGTGTTTATTTTAACGTATTCAAGATGTATAAAACCTGTTGACTATATTTTGCATTGTTGTTAGTTGTCATACTGGTTATAATCTTGTAAACTCAGGaatagaaaaaatcaaaatattgtattacatttcgaattaaaaaaaaaacatgtttttcaaTGTTATGTCTTTCGTAGCTAATGTAATTTTCAAATGATTATAGTGgcaaaaatataaacataagtTGCCCATAACTAATAAGTACTAAATTTACAGGCAAACAATGAATTaccatgaaaatatattttcagtagatcagttttttttttcaaattttgatcAATATTGATCTTGTACTGATGTTAGGGttcctatttataatattgccaGTGAAAACTTCTATACCTAAATGTCTATTTACTGCAACGAAACTTTaaagtaggtatattaaataaaaaaataaaagctttcAACAATGATGTAATGGTTTTCGGCCACAACAGCTTTTCATGCATCGACTGTGTAGAAAGATTTCCGAGAACGATTGGCAGGTGGTTTAATGAAACGcattactactaatataataatatataatatgcatGTAGTCTGTTTAATAAAGACGTAAAATGCTtgtaaatgatgatgattagtgccttggaaattaaaaaaaaaactaaattattaatactagctttaacatctttttatatttatttatggacttatatttaagtaaaacttATGTGACAGAATAGATATTTTGATAAACCAACCTTTTTGTTAGTTAAATCATGTAGAtttgacaattattgtaataactaggtactacatattacattacaatatgACTATTACAAATGTAACATTTGTAATATTCCCGTAATGATCAGTTTAAAATGTAGCTTATTCAGAATCTGGTAGTAATAGATTGACGTTAATCATCTTTCTTATCTTTAAACTTATCCCTTAATTTCTTCTATTTGAAGTAGCTATGGATGTAGCATTTCGAACTGCTTTATTTGCACTAGAAATATTATAGCGTTTGCAATTTGACTTCCGCCGAAAAGAAGGCCTTGCTGTTGAGTAGCAAAATATTTTAGCATATTGTGTAAGTAGAAATATTACTATGCAATAGCAAATTATATTAAAGCCTTTGGCTACATCTATTGCTAAACGTAACAAAAATTACTTCTGTATCATCCGCTTCCACAATTAGTTACTAATGTATTATTAGGCTCTTTATGTAATTATTGCGCttctacataatttatttattgatgtTAATCTATGAATATAAAAGTCTTAAGTATAAGATATTATTTAACCGTTTAATTGCGACCATCTGTATGACGTACCTATAGAATTTTTTACTTACCGTATGACTTtgtatatttaaagtaaataaaatgttgGCTTTGTATCTTATGTCTATTATTTCATCTGACGACTTGGGATTGCGATTGGAATTTTCTCCATGAGGACGCCATTCTAGGCTGGATTTATGTGCTAAGGCCCGGTTGTATGTATGACGGCTACACCTTTTAtaagcaaatgtatgtaacgatttatttaaatagcggcgctgtcatttacatacaatccgggagttgacaacttaaaaatagttaaaaatagttttaagcgcttcagttgtttacaataatacctgtaaattaatattttattcattattatgccctagaatgagttaaaagttattttaaatactgaattcaaaatatgtcacaaaaacgcggcattatggtcacgtgacgtgtgacgtcatcgttcatgaaacaaaacaacCGTAGACAGAGCAAAAAAGAGTAAGTGTTTAGCCTAACAACTGTCAATTTCGTTTGAcactgaacgatgacgtcactgcttcagattggcgtttccaatcacgtgacttacagttaataaatccaatttttttcaatgtaaaataaaataaatcaataataattttttcgatatttgtattgttttagagtttttatcatagacataatatattcctaaagaccaacaaagagtgcgagagagaagaaaatcctttatggaattataacaagatgaaaagagagaggcagtctaatgaaaattgtaacaacttttatttgacaggtcgtcaaaagtcgtcaatcgtttttatgccctttcggtatttgcaatttattatttaaatcgtatgttatttttaacaaatactattatatataacaataataacttgtgctgtgagtgattgcagtgtaaatcataggaataatcctgaaaaatatacatttcacacgtaattaatcttcatgtcctaattgctatgatgtgtttatttttgatatattatggtctttagttctctatttcaaataaaatattgtgaatcctcccttttactttcatattttgcgtaactaaaggtactattgttcctatattacacaaattttgaagaaaaatttttcatcaaaatttcttacatatacgctagtgcttgaatcaaatttatcgatatgcttatcgatattttacaataacataaatctaaaataaaaatcatttacctttatatttatcaccttaaacccggccgcacattatccgaaatttctgatcagaaaaattcggacgcccggcggaacgcactctgttcatacattttgttgtagacccatcatactaaaagaatttctgacgtgtcaaaatgtatgagcggggcggggcgtccgaattttagtgatcacaaattcggatagtgtgcggccggactaaaaggacatattatcttattttaactaatagtatattataatatagctcatataatataactactataatatagagtgactctaaaactagaggaaggtttatatttatatatcataatcatttgttttacagattccctcaagatcctctaataagaggaaaatggctgaaattaattgggcgtgttggttggaatcccaagaaaaattcaacaatatagcaaacatttcattgaaaatttttaaagaaaaattagaataaatactattttggttaaaggagctatccaaactttatttgtgccagtaagtttgacatactgttggacttgttactgaagcaattattaaaaataagcaattataagcaattaatgctttttagttcatttaagattatacttatatgaactaaaaagtattaaataatctttattctgtactcaatcttcataattttgaagtcggtaccagtcctaagtatataagttgctgttatacctattctgtcagagaactggcgattaggttagctggtaccgattgcaaaataatgaagattgagaacagaattatactgagtacagaataagaattatttaatactttttagttcatttaagtataatattactattgtcattgccttggaagtcggttttaattttttgtttaaaaataataattttactcatttaagctgtccttaacgttttctatacttacagttggtttaaatactttatttctgaacaaatctaaaataaaatatattttcaaaatacatggtgcctaccaccggttcggtaactaagccgacgagaagaaccggcgtaagaaactcgcacgcccactttttaccaaaaaaagtgagaaaaaaaattatcttttaaaacaaaatttacaatgctgtaactaaaaattatacaatgtaaacatagatagatacataataataagtcatgtagaagtagccttgcaagcagtcattcagcattctactcccaagatgtgccatcaattatgaaatcattttggctttggcacaaaacgttatttgactacttttttaaatttattaatcgaaagattttgaacgttttctgggaccatatgttcccatttgaatatcaaggagtcacttcgatttctcattgtttccatcaccagaccaccacttttgtgaacatgatacctactcggaacaatacaatgtacagcaaaagaaaaaaattgaaaatcggttcataaacggcggagtaatcgttgaacatacataaaaatatatccacaggcgaacgtctagactcctcctgtttggaagtcggttcaaaataattgtaataaaatattatgatattttataatatgtatttaatttaagaataaaatataatatactatgtgtgttgtttactttcaacgtttactttcaatataaggactgatttaccagatagattttacctgagtaataaataagtaactttataatgtgttaagtgtaaattatttacccctataagaacctcatgtcataacatatccgacgattgaaaaatcattccaaaagaaaatgtgtatcgtcacctttttttgccaattaaaatttatgatacctaatttgaaatacaaatctatcaaagttgcatattatttatttcttatagaaactcaggtaaaataactcgaacggactaaactatcgatagcaaaatactatactatcgatagtaaaatatacatcactagcacacgcacacattgacagatcaaaaatggtcacgcattttcgagttgtcaggtggtctttacgacagtatatattatgtctatggtttttatcaataaatctataaaatttaacaattattttaaaattttaaacatactgtcaaCTCCCATATTGCTAAGATTATGACACAAGTAATTTTGGTAAAATTGCAaaacacaaattattatttactcgtatgacagacatacaaaataatatgctgAGCTTTAGTTATTATAAAGCTACTTATAAAGCCTATATTTATGAATTAATCTGattcttaagagctcacctgactctaaaaatcaaacatcgtccttctctcttcacactcacgcccgtctttcatatgccaggtgaaaaaggacgacgcggaatcatcgccgagttagttttacttgaataaaagacgaactataatgattatgaaaaaagtgttttgagcaaatttaggttttatcaatacctttttagatattaaaaaatattaaagaaaagacagcaaacttcgaagatccaagcaagaatgtgtctaaaacaaggttttttgtaaaaaagaaactatcgagcattttttgagtaatcgtgttttcgtcttgagcatttaatctttatgaactaaagttacttgtgtcaaaaaatcagttttctagaccttacagattttgagatctaggttaaagtatgtagtcaagttagggtcatatgggctcttaagagggaacgcggatgcagtagaatttaaacgtagaaactattgccatcacgcttcaccctgcgctagcacgtgtattgtgatagagacagaatgtacagtaaatcgaggtaacgtagtcctctgattcctccttcaaaatagagtctatctatttttttaatatcttcagaAAGAATAAGTCTATGCCTCCAcgttttaattttatcttaaagatctttcaagGTTTTATGGTCAGTGGATTGGCCGATCGGGCCGGGGTATGGGGCAGTAATTTTTTGCAATatttgaagggtcatatttatttatttattagtaaatttagaaaaaatcgaacgtaaAGGCATTGCTTTCAGaggatcccaatattgtataaaaactCATTTGTCTAGAGTCCTAGACGCagtgtccagggagtaaattggggaatacgtttgtatggaaaagcaGTGTTAGCGTTCCCACTTAATTAAATGATCTGCGCATTGGTACACTTCAGTCACCTTCAACCATTTCAACTATTCAGTGTGCAATTtgcatattatgtaagtttataCTAGCAAAGCCCTTAAtgactatattatttttatattatttattttatttttattcatattatatattttatttctttttattaaacaTAAGTGTAATTTATATAAAGAGTAAGTTTTCAAGAAAACTAAACCGACCGTTGGgcacttttataaatatttgtctATTTAGTTGGTCATTATCCTACCATTCaattaaacgcctccgtggtctagtggtatagagcgcggctcttgactcggaggtcgtgggttcgattcctgcgttggaaacatgttatttccaagtttggttaggacaatgcaggctgatcacctgattgtctgataagtaagatgatccatgcgtcggatgggcatgtaaaaagtcggtcctgcgcctgatctctcgccggtcgtgtcggtcttccgtcccactgggttatgagagtctttactctcataacctagtgggacggaagacccaTTCTCTATTACTTttaatagagagtgctcttgtgtactgcgcacacacttgggcactataagattactcctgcgtagctggcctggtttcactgaaaccggccaccgtcaccgaaaccagtgtgggagctattcattcaaatataatataataataatataatatctatgaacgcttcacaccacgtcagtctggccctgtggtaagtacctgaaggacttgtgttacaggtaccagacaacggaaatatatttaatacttttatactatacatatatttaagatttttattatatgatacacatatttaatacacgtccatgacccaggaactttgaaaactttttgttccgtcggcgggattcgaacccgcgacccccggtttgcgctaccaacgcgctcaacactgagccacagaggtcgtcaaaataaaaACAGTAGCCATTCAAagaaactagagatcgcccaatggtcgaaattcgaccttagtttcaacgacattaggactactaccttagatattttataaaaaaatatttactttatcattattttttttcaactcttatctcttagcttgggacttagctgatctcagactggccgtgtaagcattgtctaatagtatcttagattgaataaaaaaactataatccattttcgatttgtcaacttgttgtcagcagacttcaaccataaataaaagagtataattcgtatgtataggcttgtcactcaaaaatctgtcatttttcctagtgtgcgtgttgtagtgtgtgtaatgttttatttgttaaaaaaatgtatgataaaagtataatttcaaaataatattagctcgatgcactccttcaccatgtaaattataactgtgcaaaatttcattcacctacgtttccccgtttttcgttaaatgggatacaaagtttttggctcacgtattaataacgTTCTGTTTTCAAATGAAATTAATGTACCGAGTTTATAGGTAATAGTAATAAAGTCCGAAGTTTATAGCGCTACGGACATAAATATACCTTGTACAAAACATGAGACTTGAATAAAAACTGTGGAAGAGTTTAGTGTGACAGGAAAGATACTACGGTTTCATAGATTCGATCTACAAAAAAAAGAAcgccttcaagaagagagcgtatcaAAAGccagttgttttccatcaggtgactcgatTATTCGTTTGTATGAGGATACCGGAGTCTGAAGAGTCGAT encodes the following:
- the LOC121727270 gene encoding indian hedgehog protein is translated as MRLGLVLLWLGAAAACGPGRGFTRRHGPHRITPLVFNQHDPNIGENAKSASGPPEGRITRDDDKFRDLVPNYNPDIDFKDDEGTGADRLMTQRCKEKLNTLAISVMNQWPGVRLRVIEGWDEENSHQDNSLHYEGRAVDLTTSDRDRSKYGMLARLAVEAGFDWVFYESRSYIHCSVKTESSVGTGAGCFPSGAMVYTPHGPRPIDRVVSGDTVLAAADDGKMTYTEVVTFIDRDPNSTRRFVEVTAENGVTITTTPSHLLLLASADGWRESFADNIEIGDVLLTRGTNDVMRPSRVVRKKTVYRKGAFAPLTKTGTIIVDDALASCYALVGSHSLAHTAMAPLRWMSSWTSNEVGRGVHWYAKALYNLGEYVLPSSYKYR